Proteins encoded within one genomic window of Vanrija pseudolonga chromosome 3, complete sequence:
- the terJ_4 gene encoding Efflux pump terJ, translating to MSSEAGPSTSGHATHPHPNPSPTDLPAMPHNEDGEPSTLSERITELSRKVSVEAGVGPIALYASRSRSASSSSANRPTNVQFTEPADSERGAKQRALSRCAEKPTLPRIDSEKTLAPVFADDDDEEDTERAKEPPSPSSPVSQLEMKATRTTTRASAMTAQSEKSRPAVDDDQRTIEEIEEEIVAKMSKTRKILLGFVMMMNVFIASMMSNGVLVTIPVMARDLGVSQLEAQWVASAYNLAYGCGLLFAGRMADIWGRKLLFISGLIASIAFSFISGGMRHTLALCIIRAFTGLGLAVATPAGFGIIGVTFRQEPGRTIAFAVFGLGNPIGASVGVLVGGAVAGINAHGWQYFHFVLGGLALIPLILGLFVIPRDLAKNQATDKRIDWLGGLLITAALCLFTFSITQSGIAPKGWGTPYIPALLATSIVLFGLFGLWEHHVEHRLSLPPIAKLSLFTRDGWKITIVMLCAFCPFVAVAGWVYLTTLFYQEYKGFTALNTAIHTVPAAICGIFAALAVMWIVPRLRTPYVLALGGFLSGMACIIYAVEPTGTLYWKAEFIALLLLPFGADLTVGIGSILMSNLCNDNEQSVGGALFQTATQIAAAIGICVSSLVTNDVATRKGDYYTGLRTSFFMCSAFAFVVVALAFGFMRKWPLAKHVGFAREDAAH from the exons ATGTCATCAGAAGCAGGCCCGAGCACTAGTGGCCACGCCACACACCCTCACCCAAACCCGTCCCCCACAGACCTCCCCGCCATGCCGCacaacgaggacggcgagccaTCCACGCTCTCGGAGCGCATCACCGAGCTCTCACGCAAGGTGTCGGTCGAGGCTGGAGTTGGCCCGATCGCGCTGTATGCGAGCCGGagccgctcggcctcgagctcgtcggcgaacCGCCCCACCAACGTCCAGTTCACCGAGCCGGCCGACAGTGAGCGCGGCGCAaagcagcgcgcgctgagCCGTTGCGCCGAGaagccgacgctgccgcgcATCGACTCGGAGAAAACGCTCGCGCCGGTcttcgccgacgacgacgatgaggaggacacCGAAAGGGCAAAGGAgcctccctcgccctcgtcgcccgtgtCCCAGCTCGAGATGAAGGCTACCCgcaccacgacgcgcgcatcAGCGATGACGGCGCAGAGCGAGAAGTCACGCcctgccgtcgacgacgaccagcgcACAatcgaggagattgaggaggAAATCGTCGCCAAGATGTCCAAGACGCGCAAGatcctcctcggcttcgTCATGATGATGAATGTGTTCATTGCC TCCATGATGTCCAacggcgtcctcgtcaccATCCCCGTCATGGCGCGCGACCTGGGCGTgtcgcagctcgaggcgcagtGGGTCGCGTCGGCCTACAACCTCGCGTACGGCTGCGGGCTGCTCTTCGCGGGCCGCATGGCGGATATCTGGGGGCGCAAGCTGCTCTTCATCTCGGGCCTGATCGCGTCCATTGCCTTCTCGTTCATCTCCGGCGGCATGCGCCATACGCTGGCGCTGTGCATCATCCGCGCGTTCACCGGGCTCGGGCTGGCAGTCGCCACGCCCGCGGGTTTTGGCATCATCGGCGTGACCTTCCGCCAGGAGCCGGGGCGCACCATCGCGTTCGCCGTCTTCGGGCTGGGTAACCCCatcggcgcgagcgtcggcgtgctcgtcggcggcgcggtcgcaGGGATCAACGCCCACGGGTGGCAGTACTTCCACttcgtgctcggcggcctcgcgctcatccccctcatcctcggcctgtTCGTCATcccgcgcgacctcgccaagaACCAGGCGACCGACAAGCGCATcgactggctcggcggctTGCTCATCACTGCCGCGCTGTGTCTGTTTACTTTCAGCATCACGCAGAGCGGCATCGCCCCCAAGGGCTGGGGCACGCCGTACATccccgcgctgctcgcgaccTCCATTGTGCTCTTTGGCCTCTTCGGCCTCTGGGAGCACCACGTCGAGCACCGCCTCTCCCTCCCGCCGATTGCCAAGCTCTCGCTGTTCACCCGCGACGGGTGGAAGATCACCATCGTCATGCTCTGTGCCTTCTGCCCCTTTGTGGCCGTCGCCGGCTGGGTCTACCTCACCACCCTTTTCTACCAGGAGTACAAGGGCTTCACGGCGCTCAACACGGCCATCCACACGgtccccgccgccatctGTGGCATcttcgcggcgctcgccgtcatGTGGATCGTGCCCCGCCTGCGCACGCCCtacgtcctcgccctcggcggcttCCTCTCTGGCATGGCGTGCATCATCTACGCGGTCGAGCCGACCGGCACGCTCTACTGGAAGGCCGAGTTCatcgcgctccttctcctccccTTCGGCGCAGACCTCACCGTCGGCATCGGATCCATCCTCATGTCCAACCTGTGCAACGACAACGAGCagtcggtcggcggcgccctcTTCCAGACCGCCACCcagatcgccgccgccatcggtATCTGTGTCTCGTCGCTCGTCACCAACGACGTCGCCACCCGCAAGGGCGACTACTACACTGGCTTGCGCACGTCCTTCTTCATGTGCTCGGCATTTGCctttgtcgtcgtcgctctcgcctTTGGCTTCATGCGCAAGTGGCCGCTGGCAAAGCACGTCGGCTTTGCTCGCGAGGATGCGGCGCACTAG
- the terJ_4 gene encoding Efflux pump terJ, which produces MPHNEDGEPSTLSERITELSRKVSVEAGVGPIALYASRSRSASSSSANRPTNVQFTEPADSERGAKQRALSRCAEKPTLPRIDSEKTLAPVFADDDDEEDTERAKEPPSPSSPVSQLEMKATRTTTRASAMTAQSEKSRPAVDDDQRTIEEIEEEIVAKMSKTRKILLGFVMMMNVFIASMMSNGVLVTIPVMARDLGVSQLEAQWVASAYNLAYGCGLLFAGRMADIWGRKLLFISGLIASIAFSFISGGMRHTLALCIIRAFTGLGLAVATPAGFGIIGVTFRQEPGRTIAFAVFGLGNPIGASVGVLVGGAVAGINAHGWQYFHFVLGGLALIPLILGLFVIPRDLAKNQATDKRIDWLGGLLITAALCLFTFSITQSGIAPKGWGTPYIPALLATSIVLFGLFGLWEHHVEHRLSLPPIAKLSLFTRDGWKITIVMLCAFCPFVAVAGWVYLTTLFYQEYKGFTALNTAIHTVPAAICGIFAALAVMWIVPRLRTPYVLALGGFLSGMACIIYAVEPTGTLYWKAEFIALLLLPFGADLTVGIGSILMSNLCNDNEQSVGGALFQTATQIAAAIGICVSSLVTNDVATRKGDYYTGLRTSFFMCSAFAFVVVALAFGFMRKWPLAKHVGFAREDAAH; this is translated from the exons ATGCCGCacaacgaggacggcgagccaTCCACGCTCTCGGAGCGCATCACCGAGCTCTCACGCAAGGTGTCGGTCGAGGCTGGAGTTGGCCCGATCGCGCTGTATGCGAGCCGGagccgctcggcctcgagctcgtcggcgaacCGCCCCACCAACGTCCAGTTCACCGAGCCGGCCGACAGTGAGCGCGGCGCAaagcagcgcgcgctgagCCGTTGCGCCGAGaagccgacgctgccgcgcATCGACTCGGAGAAAACGCTCGCGCCGGTcttcgccgacgacgacgatgaggaggacacCGAAAGGGCAAAGGAgcctccctcgccctcgtcgcccgtgtCCCAGCTCGAGATGAAGGCTACCCgcaccacgacgcgcgcatcAGCGATGACGGCGCAGAGCGAGAAGTCACGCcctgccgtcgacgacgaccagcgcACAatcgaggagattgaggaggAAATCGTCGCCAAGATGTCCAAGACGCGCAAGatcctcctcggcttcgTCATGATGATGAATGTGTTCATTGCC TCCATGATGTCCAacggcgtcctcgtcaccATCCCCGTCATGGCGCGCGACCTGGGCGTgtcgcagctcgaggcgcagtGGGTCGCGTCGGCCTACAACCTCGCGTACGGCTGCGGGCTGCTCTTCGCGGGCCGCATGGCGGATATCTGGGGGCGCAAGCTGCTCTTCATCTCGGGCCTGATCGCGTCCATTGCCTTCTCGTTCATCTCCGGCGGCATGCGCCATACGCTGGCGCTGTGCATCATCCGCGCGTTCACCGGGCTCGGGCTGGCAGTCGCCACGCCCGCGGGTTTTGGCATCATCGGCGTGACCTTCCGCCAGGAGCCGGGGCGCACCATCGCGTTCGCCGTCTTCGGGCTGGGTAACCCCatcggcgcgagcgtcggcgtgctcgtcggcggcgcggtcgcaGGGATCAACGCCCACGGGTGGCAGTACTTCCACttcgtgctcggcggcctcgcgctcatccccctcatcctcggcctgtTCGTCATcccgcgcgacctcgccaagaACCAGGCGACCGACAAGCGCATcgactggctcggcggctTGCTCATCACTGCCGCGCTGTGTCTGTTTACTTTCAGCATCACGCAGAGCGGCATCGCCCCCAAGGGCTGGGGCACGCCGTACATccccgcgctgctcgcgaccTCCATTGTGCTCTTTGGCCTCTTCGGCCTCTGGGAGCACCACGTCGAGCACCGCCTCTCCCTCCCGCCGATTGCCAAGCTCTCGCTGTTCACCCGCGACGGGTGGAAGATCACCATCGTCATGCTCTGTGCCTTCTGCCCCTTTGTGGCCGTCGCCGGCTGGGTCTACCTCACCACCCTTTTCTACCAGGAGTACAAGGGCTTCACGGCGCTCAACACGGCCATCCACACGgtccccgccgccatctGTGGCATcttcgcggcgctcgccgtcatGTGGATCGTGCCCCGCCTGCGCACGCCCtacgtcctcgccctcggcggcttCCTCTCTGGCATGGCGTGCATCATCTACGCGGTCGAGCCGACCGGCACGCTCTACTGGAAGGCCGAGTTCatcgcgctccttctcctccccTTCGGCGCAGACCTCACCGTCGGCATCGGATCCATCCTCATGTCCAACCTGTGCAACGACAACGAGCagtcggtcggcggcgccctcTTCCAGACCGCCACCcagatcgccgccgccatcggtATCTGTGTCTCGTCGCTCGTCACCAACGACGTCGCCACCCGCAAGGGCGACTACTACACTGGCTTGCGCACGTCCTTCTTCATGTGCTCGGCATTTGCctttgtcgtcgtcgctctcgcctTTGGCTTCATGCGCAAGTGGCCGCTGGCAAAGCACGTCGGCTTTGCTCGCGAGGATGCGGCGCACTAG
- the bglI_1 gene encoding putative beta-glucosidase I yields the protein MAVTNENGSASVNGHAPDRSFLTASVPQLVKQLTLDEKITLLAGKNFWETAEVPRLGIPSVKVTDGPNGARGAQFGKQTSATALPNATCLAATFSAPLAASAGHLLAAESKARGAVCLLAPTVNIQRSPLGGRAFESFSEDPTLSGLMAASYINGLQAEGVSATIKHFIGNDQEHERNGSNSIIAPRPLREVYLRPFQIAERLARPDAYMTSYNRLNGTHASENSWLQQELLRKEWGFDGLIMSDWYGTYSVSDSINAGLDLEMPGPAMWRALPLVKHSIAAHKIDPRTIDKRVTEVLNWMQKYTKLNPEVVYAPKGPEKVRDSAEERASDAKLLREIGSQGAVLLKNEGILPIKSGKVAVIGPNVKTPVVTGGGSAKLRPLWAVTPWEGLEGNKPAGVELSYAFGCHGAKFVKLLDSEFTAADGKHGFDLKFFVRGEDGELATTPALVDRWDVSELLLGEFQVRMGGPAVWVAEMSATFRPQHSGEYEFGTTLTGSGKVYVDDEVVVDASRDQQPGTAFFYAGIAEKRGTFKAEKGKTYTVRLVHDSRRPPDSEMLSQPIQISGMRLGAQPLISDDDAIAQAVAAAKAADKVVIVAGLNSDWESESYDRPDLSLPYRTDEMITAVADANPNTVVVLQAGSAVGMPWLDKVAGVVFAWYGGNETGNAIADVVYGSVNPSGRLPLSLPARKVDIAANLNFKSARTDIHYEEGIWVGYKHFNARGIAPLFPFGHGLSYTTWEYSGLEVTPPSGEPSPDKWKLEARVTVTNTGKVAGSHSVHFYTAPPAETTTSLLHPEHALQAFVKLDDVQPGESRVASVVLDKYAVSHWDERWDTWRVEQGTWAVRIGVDAQTMDGRAEFEVAHDIEWRGL from the exons ATGGCAGTGACAAACGAAAacggcagcgccagcgtcaACGGTCACGCCCCCGACCGCTCGTTCCTCACGGCCTCGGTGCCCCAGCTCGTCAAGCAGCTGACGCTCGATGAGAAGATCACCTTGTTGGCTGGCAAGAACTTTTGGGA GACGGCCGAAGTgccgcgcctcggcatccCGAGCGTCAAGGTGACTGATGGGCCGaatggcgcgcgcggggcccAGTTCGGCAAGCAGA CCTCCGCCACGGCCCTCCCCAACGCGACCTGCCTCGCGGCGACCTTCTCGGCCCCACTCGCCGCGTCAGCGGgccacctcctcgcggccgagtctaaggcgcgcggcgcggtctgcctcctcgccccgacGGTCAACATCcagcgctcgccgctgggcgggcgggcgttCGAGTCGTTCTCAGAGGACCCGACGCTGTCGGGTCTCATGGCGGCGAGCTACATCAACGGACTGCAGGCTGAGGGGGTCAGCGCGACCATCAAGCACTTTATCGGCAACGAccaggagcacgagcgtAACGGCTCCAACAGCATCATTGCGCCACGGCCCCTCCGCGAGGTCTACCTCCGTCCCTTCCAGATCGCCGAgcgtctcgcccgccccgACGCATACATGACCAGCTACAACCGCCTCAACGGGACCCATGCGTCCGAGAACTCTTGGCTCCAGCAAGAGCTGCTCCGCAAGGAGTGGGGATTCGACGGGCTCATCATGTCCGACTGGTACGGGACGTACTCTGTCTCTGACTCGATCAACGCCGGGTTGGACCTCGAGATGCCTGGCCCAGCAATgtggcgcgcgctgccccTCGTCAAGCACAGCATCGCAGCGCACAAGATTGACCCGCGTACGATCGACAAGCGCGTCACCGAGGTGCTCAACTGGATGCAGAAGTACACCAAGCTCAACCCCGAGGTCGTTTACGCGCCCAAGGGCCCGGAAAAGGTACGCGactcggccgaggagcgcgcgagcgacgccaagctcctGCGTGAGATTGGTTCCCAGGGCGCCGTGCTGCTCAAGAACGAGGGCATCCTCCCCATCAAGAGCGGCAAGGTCGCTGTCATCGGCCCGAACGTCAAGACGCCAGTCGTCACGGGTGGCGGGAGCGCCAAGCTGCGCCCGCTATGGGCCGTGACGCCGTGGGAAGGACTCGAGGGGAACAAGCCGGCTGGCGTGGAGCTGTCGTACGCGTTCGGCTGCCACGGCGCCAAGTTTGTCAAGCTGCTCGACAGCGAGTTCACGGCCGCGGACGGCAAGCACGGGTTCGACCTCAAGTTCTTTGTCcggggcgaggacggcgagctcgcgacgacgccggcgctcgtcgaccgttGGGACGTGAGCGagctcctgctcggcgagtTCCAGGTGCGCATGGGCGGCCCCGCCGTGTGGGTCGCCGAGATGAGCGCCACGTTCAGGCCGCAGCACAGCGGCGAGTACGAGTTTGGCACGACGCTCACGGGCTCGGGCAAGGTgtatgtcgacgacgaggtggtcgtcgacgcgagcAGGGACCAGCAGCCCGGCACGGCGTTCTTCTACGCTGGTATCGCGGAGAAGCGGGGCACgttcaaggccgagaagggcaag ACGTACACCGTCCGCCTCGTGCACGACTCGCGCCGTCCACCCGACTCGGAGATGCTGAGCCAGCCGATCCAGATCAGCGGCATGCGGCTGGGCGCGCAGCCTCTGatctcggacgacgacgccatcgcgcaggccgtcgcggctgccaaggcggccgacaAGGTAGTCATTGTGGCGGGCCTCAACTCGGACTGGGAGTCGGAGAGCTACGACCGGCCCGACCTGTCGCTGCCGTACCGCACGGATGAGATGATCACCGCTGTGGCCGACGCGAATCCCAACACGGTCGTCGTGCTGCAGGCCGGCAGTGCCGTCGGCATGCCGTGGCTCGACAAGGTCGCGGGCGTCGTGTTCGCGTGgtacggcggcaacgagaCGGGCAACGCCATCGCCGATGTGGTGTACGGCAGCGTCAACCCCTCTGGCAGGCTGCCGCTCAGCCTGCCCGCGCGCAAGGTGGACATTGCGGCCAACCTCAACTTTAagagcgcgcgcaccgaCATCCACTACGAGGAGGGCATCTGGGTGGGCTACAAGCACTTCAATGCGCGTGGCATCGCGCCGCTCTTTCCCTTCGGCCACGGGCTGAGCTACACGACGTGGGAGTACTCGGGCCTCGAggtcacgccgccgagcggcgagccGTCCCCGGACAAGTGGAAGCTCGAGGCCAGGGTGACCGTCACCAACACGGGCAAGGTGGCAGGCAGCCACAGCGTGCACTTCTAcactgcgccgccggcagaGACGACCACGAGCCTGCTCCACCCCGAGCATGCGCTCCAGGCGTTTGTGAAGCTCGACGATGTGCAGCCTGGCGAGAGCCGCGTCGCgagcgtcgtgctcgacaagTATGCCGTGTCGCACTGGGACGAGCGGTGGGATACGtggcgcgtcgagcagggtACCTGGGCTGTGCGCATCGGAGTCGATGCGCAGACCATGGATGGGCGCGCAGAGTTTGAGGTGGCGCACGACATTGAGTGGCGGGGGTTGTAA
- the imt1 gene encoding Inositol phosphoceramide mannosyltransferase 1 has translation MASRSHRGGNAKSSSSRARRAVLIIAVLITLFLLGTVIVLSSISYYLRIPLEAYLTEEEVPWRPQDVIKPLIGTEDEVGPPIHWDDVTASQGVPTTHHRRSDAIEITETDDFDDSAVSDTHASPDATANDGVWGVDGKGSGGYWMRDGWDGKVENTASWEHLYNVTVRPGEKAPRIIHQTWKSDTLPKKWQKSWKECREGMQDYEYMLWTDELSLQFVKTHYPTFLPMFEGYQYPIQRADSIRYFVLHHFGGIYMDLDMGCRRRMDPLLKGDWEVLLPVTKPVGVSNDLIVSSPKSSFMRQTVNGLPSFDHNWIINYPTVMFTTGPMFLSSMYAMYSASHPTTNAHPHAEVRILPTALYGKNAVKSQVPHSFFTHFYGSSWHDGDAGFITFLATSGRGLMVIGAIVVVLLGIRLVWSKLFPTTSIYGMFWGKNHAAQYQALPTLNDIQLGSGSGRTSPSSSFGSGPVSPTYEPGQPQLGGALRRAGNILLAAPATLLSSSSSSSGGDRSRQRGWLYFAPTMFQPQQTGRRRTASEASQLPPRRTLGRRDQPPPYESATANDDDGMGEVDAFLKRETGEIA, from the exons ATGGCATCCAGAAGCCACCGCGGCGGCAACGCGaaatcgtcgtcgtcgcgcgcgcgccgcgccgtcctcatCATTGCCGTGCTCATTACCCTCTTCCTTCTGGGCACGGTCATTGTCCTCTCCAGCATCTCATATTACCTCCGCATCCCACTCGAGGCCTACCTCACCGAAGAGGAGGTGCCATGGAGGCCTCAAGACGTAATCAAGCCATTAATAGGTACAGAAGACGAAGTCGGACCTCCCATCCACTGGGACGACGTCACAGCTTCTCAAGGCGTTCCGACAACACACCACCGCCGATCCGACGCGATTGAGATCACCGAAACGGATGATTtcgacgacagcgccgtCTCCGACACGCATGCGTCGCCCGATGCCACGGCCAACGATGGTGTCTGgggcgtcgacggcaagggtAGCGGTGGCTACTGGATGCGCGACGGCTGGGACGGCAAGGTTGAAAACACCGCCTCTTGGGAGCACCTGTACAACGTGACGGTCAG ACCCGGCGAGAAGGCGCCGCGCATCATTCACCAGACCTGGAAGTCGGACACGCTTCCCAAGAAGTGGCAAAAGTCGTGGAAGGAGTGCCGTGAGGGCATGCAGGACTACGAGTACATGCTCTGGACCGACGAGCTGTCTCTGCAGTTTGTCAAGACGCACTATCCCACCTTCCTCCCCATGTTCGAGGGATACCAGTACCCCATCCAGCGCGCCGATTCGATCCGATACTTTGTCCTCCACCACTTTGGCGGCATTTACATGGACCTCGACAtgggctgccgccgccgcatggaCCCCCTGCTCAAGGGTGACTGGGAAGTCCTTCTCCCTGTCACTAAGCCCGTGGGCGTTTCCAACGACCTGATTGTCTCGTCGCCCAAGTCGTCCTTCATGCGCCAGACAGTCAACGGCCTCCCGAGCTTTGACCACAACTGGATCATCAACTACCCGACCGTCATGTTCACCACCGGCCCCATGTTCCTTTCGTCCATGTACGCAATGTACTCGGCCAGCCACCCGACAACGAACGCGCACCcccacgccgaggtgcgcaTTCTTCCCACGGCCCTTTACGGCAAGAACGCCGTCAAGTCGCAGGTGCCCCACTCGTTCTTCACCCACTTCTACGGCTCCTCGtggcacgacggcgacgctggcTTCATCACCTTCCTGGCGACGTCGGGCCGTGGTCTCATGGTCATCGGCGCCATTGTTGTGGTCCTGCTCGGCATCAGACTCGTCTGGTCCAAGCTCTTTCCCACGACCTCGATCTACGGAATGTTCTGGGGCAAGAATCACGCCGCTCAGTACCAGGCCCTTCCAACTCTCAACGACATTCAGCTGGGCAGCGGCTCTGGAAGGACGTCACCTTCCAGCTCGTTTGGATCTGGCCCCGTCTCCCCAACATATGAGCCCGGTCAGCCccagcttggcggcgcgctccgccgcgctGGCAACATTCTTCTCGCTGCGCCTGCCACcctgctctcgtcgtcgtcgtcgtcctctggcgGAGACCGCAGTAGACAGCGCGGCTGGCTGTACTTTGCGCCTACCATGTTCCAGCCCCAACAGACTGGCCGCAGGAGGACAGCCTCCGAGGCCTCGCAGCTTCCTCCCCGCCGTACGCTCGGTCGCCGCGACCAGCCGCCACCGTACGAGTCGGCGACTGCCAACGATGACGATGGCatgggcgaggtcgacgctTTCCTCAAGCGCGAAACTGGCGAGATTGCCTGA
- the MAK5 gene encoding ATP-dependent RNA helicase MAK5 yields MTEPAPKSRKLRLADVRKAGGLKRKVKKPAAKATEEAEAAPAPAPRRRIKRDDLPWKKVNTSILPGMDAGGGMMMLEELDGVAIEWEEDGRGGRTARFVESNKKAKGKAAAPEPEAEDEEDEEDVADEEDEDADFPTFSGFAASDLDDEDDEPVVPAEPEFNDALLPAWEGVPIHTALKRAMVALDFSKPTEIQRRAVPDGLAGRDVVGVAETGSGKTLAYSLPILSYLLRQPAPRAGVRRPLSALVLCPTRELAIQVNDHLSKVLSYALAEDEDDGEDDDDEEDDEAGKSKKPPRISIGTVVGGLSAHKQKRILARGCDVLVATPGRLWDLLKTDDALAAGVRALRFLVIDEADRMIETGHFAELESIVKLTQRNFTPDSGEYDDDPTFANTATVLEDTDAREDMQTFVFSATLSKDLQQNLKKRRRSKPKGKKASALEDLVEKLDFRDESPLVIDLSPEGGLVKTLRESMIECVVSDKDLYLYYFLLRYPGRSLVFTGSIDGIRRLIPLFEQLQVPVYPLHSQLQQKQRLKNLDRFKSAPNGVLIATDVAARGLDIPHVDHVVHFNLPRTADAYVHRSGRTARAQNPGFALQLVSPEDKAVQRALLRSLDRDAPPPELAIEGGFMPKLKERIALAREIEKAQHAVKKDNHDKNWLKEAAEAMDIDIDPELLSDAEDDPDAPVARKGRNKKAEKVPALKAKLANLLAQPLVARGVSARYPTAGSRVIVDDVLNNTAHGTMLGAGTLSAYDQMEGAKGKAPKPKRKAEPAKKQEGHRERGGKRQRK; encoded by the exons ATGACCGAGCCAGCGCCAAAATCAAGAAAACTGCGGCTCGCAGACGTGCGCAAGGCCGGCGGGCTGAAGCGCAAGGTGAAGAAgccggccgccaaggccaccgaagaggccgaggcagCCCCTGCGccagccccgcgccgccgcatcaagcgcgacgacctgcCGTGGAAGAAGGTCAACACGTCCATCTTGCCTGGGATGGACGCCGGTGGAGGCATGATgatgctcgaggagctggacgGGGTCGCGATTgagtgggaggaggatggGCGCGGGGGAAGGACGGCGCGGTTTGTT GAGAGCaacaagaaggccaagggcaaggctgctgcgccggagcctgaggccgaggacgaggaggatgaagaggacgtcgccgacgaggaggatgaggacgccGACTTCCCCACATTCTCGGGCTTCGCGGCCTcggacctcgacgacgaggacgacgagcccgtcgtgcccgccgagccagagttcaacgacgcgctcctccccgCGTGGGAGGGCGTGCCGATCCACACGGCGCTCAAGCGCGCCATGGTCGCGCTCGACTTTAGCAAGCCGACCGAGAtccagcggcgcgcggtgccGGATGGACTGGCGGGGCGTGACGTCGTCGGTGTTGCCGAGACT GGCTCGGGCAAGACCCTCGCCTACTCGCTGCCTATCCTCTCGtacctcctccgccagcccgccccgcgcgcgggggTGCGGAGGCCGCTGTCCGCGCTCGTGCTGTGCCCtacgcgcgagctcgcgatCCAGGTCAACGACCACCTGTCCAAGGTGCTGAGCTATGCGCtggccgaggatgaggacgatggtgaggacgatgatgacgaggaggacgacgaggcggggaaGAGCAAGAAGCCCCCGCGCATCTCCATCGGtaccgtcgtcggcggcctgtcGGCGCACAAGCAGAAGCGTatcctcgcgcgcgggtgCGACGTGCTCGTTGCGACGCCTGGCCGACTGTGGGACCTGCTCAAGACGGACGAcgcgcttgccgccggcgtccgcgcgctgcgcttcctcgtcatcgacgaggcggaccgCATGATCGAGACGGGCCActtcgccgagctcgagagcaTTGTCAAGCTCACCCAGCGCAACTTTACCCCTGACTcgggcgagtacgacgacgacccgacgTTTGCCAACACGGCGaccgtgctcgaggacacggacgcgcgcgaggacatGCAGACGTTTGTCTTTTCGGCCACGCTGTCCAAGGACCTGCAGCAGAACCTGAagaagcgccgccgctccaaGCCCAAAGGCAAGAAGGCGAGCGCGCTCGAAGACCTGGTGGAGAAGCTCGACTTCCGCGACGAGTCGCCTCTTGTCATCGACCTGTCGCCCGAGGGCGGGCTCGTCAAGACGCTGCGCGAGAGCATGATCGAGTGCGTCGTCTCGGACAAGGACCTGTATCTGTACTACTTTTTGCTGCGGTACCctggccgctcgctcgtcttCACGGGCAGCATCGACGGCATCCGCCGCCTGATCCCGCTGTTCGAACAGCTCCAGGTGCCAGTGTACCCGCTCCACTCGCAGCTGCAGCAGAAGCAGCGCCTGAAGAACCTGGACCGGTTCAAGTCTGCGCCCAACGGCGTGCTGATCGCGaccgacgtcgccgcgcgaggaCTGGATATCCCGcacgtcgaccacgtcgtGCACTTCAACCTGCCGCGCACGGCCGACGCCTACGTCCACCGCTCGGGCCGTACCGCGCGTGCCCAGAACCCGGGCTTTGCGCTGCAGCTCGTGTCGCCCGAGGACAAGGcggtgcagcgcgcgctcctgCGCAGTCTtgaccgcgacgcgccgccgcccgagctcgcgatCGAGGGCGGCTTCATgcccaagctcaaggagcgcatcgcgctcgcccgcgagATTGAAAAGGCCCAGCACGCCGTCAAGAAGGACAACCACGACAAGAACTGGctcaaggaggccgccgaggcaaTGGATATCGACATTGACCCCGAGCTGctcagcgacgccgaggacgaccccgatgcgcccgtcgcccgcaAGGGGAGGAACAAGAAGGCCGAAAAGGTCcccgcgctcaaggccaagctcgccaacctcctcgcccagcccctcgtcgcgcgcggcgtgtcaGCGCGCTACCCCACTGCCGGCTCGCGtgtcattgtcgacgacgtgctgaACAACACGGCCCACGGCACCAtgctcggcgctggcaccCTCTCGGCCTACGACCAGATGGAGGGcgcaaagggcaaggcccccaagcccaagcgtAAGGCCGAGCCCGCCAAGAAGCAGGAGGGCCATCGCGAGCGTGGCGGCAAGCGCCAGCGCAAGTAA